A section of the Candidatus Latescibacterota bacterium genome encodes:
- the raiA gene encoding ribosome-associated translation inhibitor RaiA, producing MQIAVTAKKMELTPAIRSYAEDKIGRLEKFLDGIMEANILLRVEKHRAIAEATLHAKHADFTGKEDHEDLYAAIDGLSDKLERQVRKYKTRNLSRRRVAKAGEEMLDVGTITILGALEPDTSADYPVVKEKFIHLDRLTPSQAISRMEVHGDEFWVFADAEAGLLSVAYRRKEGGYGVIRSAE from the coding sequence ATGCAGATTGCCGTCACTGCCAAGAAGATGGAATTGACTCCCGCCATCCGCAGCTACGCCGAGGACAAGATCGGTCGCCTGGAGAAGTTCCTGGACGGCATCATGGAAGCCAACATCCTCCTTCGCGTGGAGAAGCACCGCGCCATCGCGGAAGCCACCCTGCACGCCAAGCACGCCGACTTCACCGGCAAGGAGGACCACGAGGATCTCTACGCCGCCATCGACGGCCTCTCCGACAAGCTCGAGCGCCAGGTGCGCAAGTACAAGACGCGCAACCTGAGCCGCCGCCGCGTGGCGAAGGCCGGCGAGGAGATGCTCGACGTGGGCACCATCACCATCCTCGGCGCGCTCGAGCCCGACACCAGCGCCGACTACCCGGTGGTGAAGGAGAAGTTCATCCACCTGGATCGCCTCACGCCGAGCCAGGCGATCAGCCGCATGGAAGTGCACGGCGACGAGTTCTGGGTCTTCGCCGACGCGGAGGCGGGCCTGCTCTCCGTGGCCTATCGCCGCAAGGAAGGCGGCTACGGCGTGATCCGGTCGGCGGAGTAG